Proteins from a genomic interval of Diospyros lotus cultivar Yz01 chromosome 6, ASM1463336v1, whole genome shotgun sequence:
- the LOC127804556 gene encoding uncharacterized protein LOC127804556: MANCESSVSSSSGEQFRLVDLKLPRLNDEEIKIQVKQTHAKHYALVLRQPLLVSISHILEPATNFVDSILLDNKVSKNGTELETNNLLELNSTFLKLDALVGGQCFSTRTLLDREVVDGDIESGASILQEFSIISELKTLAEHDYFMIPTLMVLTKPT; the protein is encoded by the exons ATGGCTAACTGTGAATcatcagtgagttcaagttcTGGAGAGCAGTTTCGGTTAGTTGATCTGAAACTTCCTAGATTGAACGACGAGGAAATCAAAATCCAAGTGAAGCAAACCCATGCAAAACATTACGCACTGGTGCTACGTCAACCACTTCTCGTCTCCATTTCCCATATCCTGGAGCCTGCCACCAATTTTGTTGATTCAATATTGCTG GACAACAAAGTATCCAAAAATGGGACTGAGTTAGAGACTAATAATCTTTTAGAGCTTAACTCAACATTTTTAAAGCTGGATGCATTGGTAGGTGGTCAATGTTTCAGCACTCGCACTCTTCTG GATAGGGAAGTAGTCGATGGAGATATTGAGTCAGGAGCCTCTATTCTGCAAGAGTTTTCAATCATATCTGAGCTCAAAACATTGGCGGAACATGATTATTTCATGATTCCTACTCTCATGGTCCTTACTAAACCCACTTAA